A portion of the Anabas testudineus chromosome 22, fAnaTes1.2, whole genome shotgun sequence genome contains these proteins:
- the LOC113148445 gene encoding uncharacterized protein LOC113148445 yields the protein MSGRGKGGKGLGKGGAKRHRKVLRDNIQGITKPAIRRLARRGGVKRISGLIYEETRGVLKVFLENVIRDAVTYTEHAKRKTVTAMDVVYALKRQGRTLYGFGEWILDYLTNRPQFVRARDCTSDRVTCSVGAPQGTVLAPFLFTLYTADFRHNTDSCVLQKFSDDSAIVGLITDDEDAEYRGLTQNFVAWCRQNHLLINAKKTKEMVVDFRRRQPAVPSLVNIQGTDIERVDSYKYLGVHLNNKLDWTHNTDALFRKGQSRLYLLRRLRSFGVKGTLLKTFYDSLLYKSSRSSEQVSVRLCSTQQELITMSGRGKGGKGLGKGGAKRHRKVLRDNIQGITKPAIRRLARRGGVKRISGLIYEETRGVLKVFLENVIRDAVTYTEHAKRKTVTAMDVVYALKRQGRTLYGFGG from the exons ATGAGTGGAAGAGGGAAAGGCGGGAAGGGGCTCGGGAAAGGAGGCGCCAAGCGGCACCGGAAAGTTCTCCGTGATAACATCCAGGGAATCACCAAACCCGCCATCCGCCGTCTGGCTCGTCGCGGCGGAGTCAAGCGGATCTCCGGTCTCATCTACGAGGAGACCCGCGGGGTGCTCAAGGTCTTCCTGGAGAACGTCATCCGTGACGCCGTCACCTACACCGAGCACGCCAAGAGGAAGACCGTCACCGCCATGGACGTGGTCTACGCCCTCAAGAGACAGGGACGCACCCTCTACGGCTTCGGAG AGTGGATCCTGGACTATCTCACAAataggccacagtttgtgagagCCCGGGACTGTACGTCTGACCGGGTGACCTGCAGTGTGGGAGCCCCCCAGGGGACTGTTCTGgcccccttcctcttcaccctctacACTGCAGACTTCAGGCACAACACGGACAGCTGtgttctgcagaagttctctgatgattcTGCGATTGTCGGCCTGATCACTGACGATGAAGACGCGGAGTACAGAGGACTTACGCAGAACTTTGTGGCCTGGTGTCGGCAAAACCACCTTCTGATCAATGcgaagaaaaccaaagagatggtggtggattttCGCCGACGGCAGCCTGCTGTCCCCTCACTGGTGAACATACAGGGAACAGATATTGAGAGAGTGGACTCTTATAAGTATCTGGGTGTTcacctaaacaataaactagACTGGACTCATAACACGGATGCACTGTTCAGGAAGGGTCAGAGCAGGTTGTACctcctgaggagactgaggtcttttggagTGAAGGGAACACTCCTGAAGACCTTctatgactct CTCCTCTATAAATCCAGCCGCTCTTCAGAGCAGGTTTCTGTTCGTCTTTGTTCGACTCAACAAGAACTAATCACCATGAGTGGAAGAGGGAAAGGCGGGAAGGGGCTCGGGAAAGGAGGCGCCAAGCGGCACCGGAAAGTTCTCCGTGATAACATCCAGGGAATCACCAAACCCGCCATCCGCCGTCTGGCTCGTCGCGGCGGAGTCAAGCGGATCTCCGGTCTCATCTACGAGGAGACCCGCGGGGTGCTCAAGGTCTTCCTGGAGAACGTCATCCGTGACGCCGTCACCTACACCGAGCACGCCAAGAGGAAGACCGTCACCGCCATGGACGTGGTCTACGCCCTCAAGAGACAGGGACGCACCCTGTACGGCTTCGGAGGTTAA